One part of the Xanthocytophaga agilis genome encodes these proteins:
- a CDS encoding glycoside hydrolase family 9 protein, with amino-acid sequence MKSLLSLTTCSILLSIFGLQSLYAQYNYAEGLQKTLLFYEAQRSGKMPANNRLSWRGDSHLRDGKDVGIDLTGGWYDAGDSPKWNATMSFAASTLAWSALEYPKGYQQSGQISYLLNNLKWVGDYFIKCLRFKTINDLPTYRVFVEVGNVDEEHKSWVANEVMQALYPNRPSFYADKDAPATSIVAAMAASQAVSSIVFRTNGNTQYADALLLNAQKLYEFATTYQGNGTVKNARGEIVKHTENYDENRFEDQVCLAAIWLYRATKSLQPEASAQYLKQAEKLAGGFANRVPEAYYSYSTYEIPCFILLSEEFPDNILYKQKTEAALDRFVNLPKSPGGLAKIGYEWGTLRHANNTAWLFFVYADHLAEGARKTKYEQWAKSQLDYSLGSNPQNRSYLLGFQPAGKTVVNTPHHGTAHAPWAGWEHLNKEKPEFRYQPRHILYGGLLGGPNWNDEFKAEVGNAAQTEVALDFNAGITANMARMTSVIGGKPLPNFPPKEKPDDEYFVEASIADTDNESVEIKAWLNNRSAFPAKVSSNLSFRYYFQAEPGTQIQAEIVNGKGAAISQPTLYQGSIYFVTVTFPNIPIFPGGLDPNNGWTPFYRKEVVFRLKSSGSWNNANDWSFKGITTQGKSPVKVNQISVWEGKKKLGGIDPPKG; translated from the coding sequence ATGAAAAGCCTACTTTCTCTTACGACCTGTAGTATTTTACTTTCCATCTTTGGACTACAAAGCCTATATGCACAATACAATTACGCAGAAGGCTTGCAAAAAACATTGCTTTTTTATGAAGCTCAGCGTTCAGGAAAGATGCCCGCCAACAATCGCCTTAGTTGGCGAGGCGATTCTCATTTACGTGATGGAAAGGATGTAGGTATTGATCTGACAGGAGGCTGGTACGATGCAGGAGATTCGCCTAAGTGGAATGCAACTATGTCATTTGCAGCCTCTACTCTGGCATGGAGTGCGCTGGAATACCCCAAAGGATATCAACAATCAGGTCAAATCTCCTATTTGCTAAATAATTTAAAATGGGTAGGCGACTATTTTATTAAATGTCTTCGATTTAAAACCATTAATGATCTGCCTACATATCGGGTTTTTGTCGAAGTAGGTAATGTAGACGAAGAACATAAATCATGGGTTGCGAACGAAGTTATGCAGGCATTATATCCTAATCGTCCCTCCTTTTATGCAGATAAAGATGCTCCTGCAACCAGTATAGTAGCTGCAATGGCAGCTTCTCAGGCAGTATCTTCCATTGTTTTTCGAACTAATGGAAATACTCAATATGCAGATGCTCTACTATTAAATGCACAAAAATTATACGAATTTGCTACTACCTATCAAGGAAATGGAACCGTTAAAAATGCAAGAGGAGAAATTGTAAAACATACAGAGAACTATGATGAGAATCGCTTTGAGGATCAAGTTTGTCTGGCAGCAATCTGGTTATATCGTGCCACCAAATCCTTACAACCAGAGGCTTCTGCTCAATATCTGAAACAGGCGGAAAAACTAGCTGGTGGATTTGCAAATCGGGTACCAGAAGCTTATTATAGTTATAGTACATATGAAATCCCTTGCTTCATACTACTTTCTGAAGAATTTCCAGATAATATTTTGTATAAGCAAAAGACAGAAGCTGCCCTGGATCGTTTTGTTAATCTCCCTAAAAGTCCGGGCGGACTAGCAAAAATAGGATATGAATGGGGTACTCTCCGACATGCAAACAATACAGCATGGTTATTTTTTGTGTATGCAGATCACTTAGCGGAAGGTGCACGCAAAACTAAATATGAACAATGGGCTAAAAGTCAGCTAGATTACTCTTTGGGCAGCAACCCTCAAAACAGAAGTTATCTTTTGGGTTTCCAGCCAGCAGGTAAAACGGTTGTTAATACTCCCCATCATGGCACAGCACATGCACCCTGGGCAGGTTGGGAACACCTGAATAAGGAGAAACCGGAATTTCGGTATCAACCACGTCATATTTTATATGGAGGTTTATTAGGGGGACCAAACTGGAACGATGAATTCAAAGCAGAGGTTGGAAATGCAGCACAAACTGAAGTTGCCTTGGACTTTAATGCAGGTATTACAGCCAATATGGCTCGTATGACATCTGTAATTGGAGGTAAACCACTTCCTAATTTCCCACCCAAAGAAAAACCAGATGATGAATATTTTGTTGAAGCATCTATTGCAGACACGGATAATGAATCTGTAGAGATAAAGGCATGGTTGAATAACCGTTCTGCTTTTCCTGCAAAAGTATCATCTAACCTTTCCTTCAGGTATTATTTTCAGGCAGAACCCGGTACTCAAATACAGGCAGAAATTGTAAATGGTAAAGGTGCAGCCATATCCCAGCCAACTCTCTACCAAGGAAGTATATATTTTGTGACAGTTACCTTCCCCAATATACCTATTTTTCCGGGAGGCCTTGATCCCAATAACGGATGGACGCCATTTTATCGAAAAGAAGTTGTTTTTCGTCTGAAGAGCTCCGGCAGCTGGAATAATGCAAACGACTGGTCATTCAAAGGAATTACCACCCAGGGAAAATCTCCTGTAAAAGTAAATCAGATCAGTGTATGGGAGGGTAAAAAGAAACTAGGTGGTATTGATCCACCAAAAGGATAA
- a CDS encoding flavin monoamine oxidase family protein produces the protein MTTFTRRNFIQKVAAITGSGYTAMVALDMIPAAPAKPLSLQGQAGKKVIILGAGMAGLASAYQLTKLGYDCTILEARGRAGGRVWTIRPGAKETELNGALQTCRFDEGQFYNAGAMRIPHHHTSVIQYCRELGVPMENFPNTNEGAYYYSEGKGPYSNKRIRQREIHNDIRGYTSEMLAKVMDQSSLDTPLTKEDKEKIIEYLMAEGALDKSKLYKGSPRRGFDVPPGAYSQAGKPAPLPSLVDLLQSGFYDPYFYNIPEYTYEQQNTMLMVSGGTDKLTEAFTKQLGKKITYNAEVTKIYKTENGAKVSYKDTTKGSVHEITGDFCICTIPLPVLSSIEHNFSSNISRAIDLIPHNSACKIGLQFKRRFWEEDDNIFGGISRTNMDITQIVYPSTGYFSKKGVVIGYYNYGSTAERIGNLSLADREKLALEQGSKIHPQYKTEFESSFSVAWQKVRYSQAGWAMYPQDVRDKYYPALQQAEGNIYFAGDHTSYLTAWIAGAFEAAHQTVKSIHERVQKS, from the coding sequence ATGACCACATTTACACGCCGTAATTTTATACAGAAGGTTGCCGCTATTACAGGGTCTGGATACACTGCAATGGTTGCCCTTGACATGATCCCTGCAGCACCAGCAAAACCACTATCATTACAAGGGCAAGCCGGAAAAAAAGTAATCATATTGGGCGCAGGTATGGCAGGGCTGGCATCTGCCTATCAATTAACCAAACTTGGTTATGATTGTACCATTCTTGAAGCTCGCGGACGAGCAGGAGGACGCGTATGGACAATCCGGCCAGGTGCGAAAGAAACAGAACTGAACGGAGCATTACAAACCTGTCGATTTGATGAAGGACAATTCTACAATGCAGGTGCCATGCGTATTCCACACCATCATACATCTGTGATTCAATATTGCCGGGAATTAGGTGTGCCAATGGAAAACTTCCCTAATACCAATGAAGGAGCCTATTATTATAGTGAAGGCAAAGGTCCTTACTCCAATAAACGCATTCGACAACGGGAAATTCACAATGATATACGAGGATATACGTCAGAAATGCTGGCAAAAGTGATGGATCAAAGTTCACTGGATACACCCCTCACCAAAGAAGACAAAGAGAAAATTATCGAATATCTGATGGCAGAAGGAGCATTGGATAAAAGTAAATTATACAAAGGATCACCTCGTCGCGGTTTTGATGTTCCTCCCGGGGCATATAGTCAGGCAGGTAAACCCGCCCCTCTTCCTTCGTTAGTAGACCTTCTTCAGTCAGGTTTTTATGATCCCTATTTTTACAACATTCCGGAATACACATATGAGCAACAAAATACTATGCTTATGGTCTCCGGAGGAACAGATAAACTTACAGAAGCATTTACAAAACAGTTAGGCAAGAAAATCACCTACAATGCAGAAGTCACCAAGATATATAAAACAGAAAATGGGGCAAAAGTATCTTACAAAGATACAACCAAAGGCTCTGTACATGAAATCACAGGTGATTTCTGTATCTGCACTATTCCATTACCTGTTTTGAGCAGCATTGAACACAACTTTTCTTCCAATATCTCCCGTGCCATTGATCTAATACCACATAACAGTGCCTGTAAAATAGGACTACAGTTCAAACGAAGATTCTGGGAAGAAGATGATAATATATTTGGAGGAATTAGTCGTACCAATATGGATATTACTCAAATTGTATATCCTAGTACAGGCTATTTTTCTAAAAAAGGAGTGGTTATCGGCTACTATAATTACGGATCTACAGCGGAACGCATTGGCAATCTATCTCTGGCAGATCGTGAAAAACTGGCATTAGAACAAGGCAGTAAGATACATCCACAATACAAAACAGAGTTTGAAAGTTCGTTTTCTGTGGCCTGGCAGAAGGTACGTTACAGTCAGGCTGGCTGGGCTATGTATCCACAGGACGTACGTGATAAATATTATCCAGCCCTGCAACAAGCAGAAGGCAATATCTATTTCGCAGGAGATCATACTTCTTACTTAACCGCATGGATTGCTGGTGCATTCGAAGCCGCACATCAAACAGTAAAATCCATCCACGAACGTGTACAAAAGTCTTAA
- a CDS encoding RNA polymerase sigma factor, which translates to MLFSEDELIEGCIRGDRTQQRRLYELFSKRMFVVCLRYAKSRLEAEDVLQESFIKVFEKIKDFRRDCPLEGWIKRIVINTALNQNRSKLYMFPAVDIDDIHEAEDSHSSLSDLSFQELLEMVQQLAPRYQVIFNLYAIEGYQHNEIGTMLGISEGTSKSQYARARAILRQMIEDKQQIKYERFRKE; encoded by the coding sequence ATGTTATTCAGTGAAGACGAACTTATAGAAGGCTGTATAAGAGGAGATAGAACCCAACAGCGACGCCTCTACGAACTTTTCTCCAAAAGAATGTTTGTAGTGTGCTTGCGCTATGCAAAAAGCCGACTGGAAGCAGAAGATGTATTACAGGAATCGTTTATTAAAGTTTTTGAGAAAATAAAAGATTTTCGGAGAGATTGTCCTCTTGAGGGATGGATCAAACGTATTGTTATCAATACAGCATTGAATCAGAATCGTAGTAAATTATACATGTTTCCAGCAGTAGATATAGATGATATACATGAAGCAGAAGATAGTCATTCATCCCTTTCAGATCTGAGTTTCCAGGAATTACTGGAGATGGTGCAACAGCTGGCACCACGTTATCAGGTCATTTTTAACCTGTATGCCATTGAAGGTTATCAACATAATGAAATTGGCACTATGCTGGGTATTAGCGAAGGCACTTCCAAGTCGCAATATGCACGTGCTAGAGCTATACTCCGCCAAATGATAGAAGATAAACAACAAATAAAATATGAACGCTTCCGAAAAGAATAG
- a CDS encoding amidohydrolase, which translates to MKSCIRLLCLLLCVPMWVSAQNQPSISPEKLETLKQELVTEIDKNAKFTQEMIDMVFSFGELGFQETETSKYLTDILKKNGFRIEYGISGVPTAWIAKWGTGKPLIAVGSDIDCIPKASQKPGVAYHDPVIEGAPGHGEGHNSGVPLNITSVLALKKIMEREKIPGTLMLWPGVAEEQLGTKAFYIRDGYFKDVDACIFTHVDDNLAVSWGDAGYNGMISVKFTFEGQAAHAAGAPWRGKSALDAVELMNIGWNFKREHLEPTQRSHYVIVDGGDQPNVVPSKASVWYYFRERTYPKIKSLYDAGIKIANGAAMMTDTKMTYEVMGSAWPGHFNKPIAETMYENIKRVGLPTWTEADQMLAKASQKEMNAPKITGLDTKLDTLGKPVTFSLGGGSDDIADISWSLPTVVLRYPSNMPGLPGHHWSNAIAMATPIAHKGATAGAKAEALTLLDMLTKPEIITQAWEYYNKEQTKETKYTPLISDKDKPAIHLNEKIMAQYRPQMKKYYYDPTKYKSYLEQLGIKYPVLRDDQKAAIQSESKAAEASGNSPKNP; encoded by the coding sequence ATGAAAAGCTGTATTCGCCTCCTCTGTCTTTTGTTATGTGTACCCATGTGGGTCTCTGCCCAAAATCAGCCATCCATTTCTCCTGAAAAATTAGAAACATTAAAACAGGAACTGGTAACGGAAATTGACAAGAATGCCAAGTTTACTCAGGAAATGATAGATATGGTATTCAGTTTTGGCGAACTAGGTTTCCAGGAAACTGAAACCTCCAAATACCTAACAGATATTCTTAAAAAGAACGGCTTTAGGATAGAGTATGGTATTTCAGGCGTTCCAACAGCATGGATTGCCAAATGGGGAACAGGAAAGCCTCTGATTGCTGTCGGTAGTGATATTGATTGTATTCCTAAGGCCTCACAAAAACCGGGTGTTGCCTATCATGATCCTGTTATTGAAGGAGCTCCAGGACATGGGGAAGGGCACAATTCAGGCGTTCCACTCAATATTACTTCTGTACTTGCCTTAAAGAAAATCATGGAACGTGAAAAAATTCCTGGCACCTTGATGCTTTGGCCTGGAGTAGCAGAAGAACAATTAGGAACTAAAGCTTTCTATATTCGGGATGGTTACTTCAAAGATGTAGATGCATGTATTTTCACACACGTAGATGACAACCTGGCGGTATCCTGGGGAGATGCAGGTTACAATGGAATGATATCTGTCAAGTTTACCTTTGAAGGACAAGCAGCTCATGCCGCAGGAGCACCCTGGCGAGGGAAAAGTGCACTGGATGCCGTAGAATTAATGAATATCGGATGGAACTTTAAAAGAGAGCACCTTGAACCAACCCAACGTTCTCATTATGTGATTGTTGATGGGGGCGATCAGCCCAATGTTGTTCCGTCAAAGGCTTCTGTCTGGTACTACTTTAGAGAACGGACTTATCCCAAGATAAAATCACTCTATGATGCAGGCATCAAGATTGCAAACGGCGCAGCAATGATGACAGATACAAAGATGACATATGAAGTAATGGGAAGTGCGTGGCCTGGACACTTCAATAAGCCTATTGCAGAAACAATGTATGAAAATATCAAACGCGTAGGCCTGCCAACCTGGACTGAAGCAGATCAGATGCTGGCCAAAGCCAGCCAGAAAGAAATGAATGCTCCCAAAATTACAGGATTAGATACGAAACTGGATACCTTGGGAAAACCTGTTACATTCTCTTTGGGAGGAGGTTCAGACGATATTGCAGATATTTCATGGAGTTTACCTACAGTAGTGTTACGCTATCCATCCAATATGCCTGGTCTTCCTGGCCACCATTGGTCCAATGCCATTGCCATGGCAACTCCTATAGCACACAAAGGTGCTACCGCAGGAGCCAAAGCAGAGGCACTTACCTTGCTGGATATGCTTACAAAGCCTGAGATCATTACACAAGCTTGGGAGTATTACAACAAAGAACAAACCAAAGAGACCAAATACACGCCTTTAATATCAGATAAGGATAAACCTGCTATTCACCTGAATGAAAAGATTATGGCTCAGTATCG
- a CDS encoding PPK2 family polyphosphate kinase, protein MHKLKNTDTKPPQETDKEACKLKTGELQEQLREKQKILYAQGEYSILVILQGLDASGKDGVLNDVFSGLNLLGVQVAAFKAPTEEESRHDFLWRIHQKVPGKGIIGIFNRSHYEDVLVPRVEKWIDDKTIKKRFKHINDFESLLIENNTVILKFYLHVSAEEQKERLTERMENRTKFWKHNDNDWQVATKRDIYLDAYEDIFEHCSKAADWHIVPADKNWYKNHIIAKATLKALEQLPLKYPDLK, encoded by the coding sequence ATGCATAAGCTTAAAAATACAGATACAAAACCTCCTCAAGAAACTGATAAAGAAGCATGTAAACTCAAAACAGGAGAATTGCAGGAACAATTACGGGAAAAGCAAAAGATCCTTTATGCACAGGGAGAATATAGTATTTTAGTTATTCTTCAGGGATTAGACGCATCAGGAAAGGACGGCGTTCTCAATGATGTATTCAGTGGGTTAAATCTATTAGGAGTACAGGTTGCAGCCTTTAAAGCTCCTACAGAAGAAGAATCCCGGCACGATTTTTTATGGCGCATCCATCAGAAAGTACCAGGTAAAGGTATAATTGGCATTTTTAATCGTTCACATTATGAAGATGTTCTGGTGCCTCGGGTAGAAAAATGGATAGATGACAAAACAATAAAGAAACGCTTCAAACACATCAACGACTTTGAATCGTTACTTATTGAGAACAATACAGTTATTCTCAAATTCTACCTGCATGTTTCTGCAGAAGAACAAAAGGAACGGTTAACAGAACGAATGGAAAATCGCACCAAGTTCTGGAAACATAATGACAATGACTGGCAGGTTGCAACAAAAAGAGACATATATTTGGATGCATACGAAGATATTTTTGAACACTGCTCGAAGGCTGCAGACTGGCACATTGTTCCGGCAGATAAGAACTGGTACAAAAACCATATAATAGCCAAAGCAACATTAAAGGCACTGGAACAACTACCCTTGAAATATCCAGACTTAAAATAG
- a CDS encoding zinc-dependent metalloprotease, with amino-acid sequence MKKSLILLYAVIIGFQVALAQKKASGTESAASSLSSATQGAERMEGFIPFYWDAKKGKIFLEISRFDTEFLYYPSLASGIGSNDIGLDRGRLSQEHVVKFQRSGNKVLLIESNYAYRAISKDPLEQQAVTESFAQSVHWGFEVMAEENGKVLVDATNFFIQDAAGAVQAISRTKQGNFRIDPSRCAFYLPHIKNFPQNTEVEATITLVGDQPGGYLQEVVPTPTMVTMRQHYSFVQLPELETYKPRVFDPRSGMIPMQYFDYATPVSEPIIKRFIIRHRLEKKDPTATVSEAVKPIVYYMDPGAPEPIRSALMEGTAWWNQAFEAAGYKDAFQVKLLPADADPMDVRYNIIQWVHRSTRGWSYGSSIIDPRTGEILKGKVTLGSLRVRQDFLIAQGLVAAYEEGKPVSEAMMKMALARLRQLAAHEVGHTLGLPHNYIASTNDRASVMDYPHPLVDIKGNNLELSNAYATGIGEWDKVAINYAYQDFPKGTEEKTALDKILSDYIKKGLYFLSDQDARPEGSAHPTTHLWDNGKSAAEELNRMMQIRKIALDHFSEKKIPVGSPMATLEEVLVPMYMFHRYQTEATAKVIGGAFYTYAARGDGQKIYEPVSASDQKQALTALLATIKPEALVVPDKVLKLIPPRAFGYDANPREVFKGRTGLTFDPLGPAEAAAGMTLRLLFNPERASRLVSQQAIDSSLPSLADIIENTYAATWKSNTQNGYTGEVSRIVNNLVLKNIIQLAANKNISEQARAIANLKVNELKTWLSASVGKQTDVNWKAHYLFALNQISEYEQKGAESTVVTPLTPPDGAPIDPGYEWLDMDMCSWENSSR; translated from the coding sequence ATGAAAAAATCACTTATTCTACTTTATGCAGTTATCATTGGCTTTCAAGTCGCACTTGCACAGAAGAAGGCCTCAGGAACAGAATCTGCAGCTTCCTCACTATCATCTGCCACTCAGGGAGCTGAACGCATGGAGGGATTTATTCCTTTTTACTGGGATGCTAAAAAAGGAAAGATATTTCTTGAGATTAGTCGCTTTGATACTGAGTTTTTATATTATCCATCCCTTGCTTCGGGTATCGGATCAAATGATATTGGACTAGATCGTGGACGGCTGAGCCAAGAGCATGTCGTAAAATTTCAACGCAGCGGCAACAAAGTATTACTGATTGAATCTAATTATGCATATAGAGCTATAAGTAAAGACCCATTGGAACAACAGGCAGTTACAGAATCATTTGCTCAGTCTGTACATTGGGGTTTTGAGGTGATGGCTGAAGAAAATGGTAAGGTGCTGGTTGATGCCACTAACTTCTTCATACAAGATGCAGCGGGTGCAGTTCAGGCAATTAGTCGCACCAAACAAGGTAATTTTCGAATAGACCCATCCCGCTGTGCATTCTATCTACCTCACATAAAGAATTTTCCACAAAATACAGAAGTTGAGGCAACCATCACTTTAGTAGGAGATCAACCAGGCGGATACCTGCAGGAAGTAGTACCGACACCTACCATGGTAACAATGCGTCAACATTACTCTTTTGTTCAGTTACCAGAACTGGAAACGTATAAACCCAGAGTATTCGATCCACGTTCTGGCATGATTCCTATGCAGTATTTTGACTATGCCACTCCTGTAAGTGAACCCATTATTAAACGTTTTATCATCCGCCACCGACTGGAGAAGAAAGACCCAACAGCAACAGTTAGTGAAGCCGTAAAGCCAATTGTATACTATATGGATCCAGGTGCTCCTGAACCTATCCGGTCAGCACTCATGGAAGGAACAGCCTGGTGGAATCAAGCATTTGAAGCAGCAGGCTATAAAGATGCATTTCAGGTTAAGTTATTACCTGCAGATGCCGATCCTATGGATGTACGTTACAATATTATTCAGTGGGTGCATCGTTCCACACGTGGCTGGTCATATGGAAGCAGCATTATTGACCCTCGTACAGGTGAAATATTGAAAGGTAAGGTAACTTTAGGTTCTCTGCGGGTTAGACAAGACTTCCTGATTGCTCAAGGTCTGGTAGCAGCCTATGAAGAAGGAAAGCCTGTGTCAGAAGCCATGATGAAAATGGCCCTTGCACGTTTACGCCAGCTAGCTGCCCATGAAGTAGGACATACATTAGGATTGCCTCACAATTATATTGCCAGTACCAACGACAGAGCCTCTGTAATGGATTATCCTCATCCATTGGTAGATATCAAAGGAAACAACCTGGAGTTATCGAATGCCTATGCAACTGGCATTGGAGAATGGGACAAGGTAGCCATAAACTATGCCTATCAGGATTTTCCTAAAGGAACAGAGGAAAAAACTGCATTGGATAAGATTTTATCAGATTACATAAAGAAAGGTCTTTATTTCCTTAGTGACCAGGATGCCCGTCCAGAAGGCAGTGCACATCCAACTACTCACCTATGGGACAATGGAAAAAGCGCGGCAGAGGAATTAAATCGAATGATGCAGATACGAAAAATTGCATTGGATCATTTTTCAGAAAAGAAGATCCCTGTAGGTTCTCCGATGGCAACCCTGGAAGAGGTTCTTGTTCCGATGTATATGTTTCATCGTTATCAAACTGAAGCCACAGCCAAAGTAATAGGTGGAGCTTTCTATACCTACGCAGCACGTGGTGATGGTCAGAAAATCTATGAACCTGTTTCAGCATCTGACCAAAAGCAAGCCTTAACGGCGTTGTTAGCCACTATAAAGCCTGAAGCATTGGTAGTGCCAGATAAAGTTCTTAAGTTAATACCCCCTCGTGCATTTGGATACGATGCCAATCCGCGAGAGGTCTTTAAAGGACGTACAGGCCTGACATTTGATCCACTTGGACCAGCGGAAGCAGCAGCGGGCATGACATTACGGTTGTTATTTAATCCGGAACGGGCGTCCCGCCTGGTAAGCCAGCAAGCTATTGACTCATCTCTACCAAGCTTGGCAGACATTATAGAAAACACATATGCGGCAACCTGGAAAAGCAACACCCAAAATGGATATACAGGTGAAGTAAGCCGAATCGTAAATAATCTTGTCTTAAAGAATATTATACAATTAGCCGCCAACAAAAATATATCTGAACAAGCACGAGCTATTGCCAATCTGAAAGTTAATGAACTTAAAACCTGGCTTTCTGCTAGTGTCGGCAAACAGACAGATGTAAACTGGAAAGCCCATTATCTGTTTGCGTTGAATCAAATTAGTGAATACGAACAGAAAGGTGCCGAGTCCACAGTAGTTACACCACTAACACCTCCGGATGGAGCCCCTATCGATCCTGGTTATGAATGGCTGGATATGGATATGTGTAGTTGGGAAAATAGTTCCAGATAA